One window of Chroococcidiopsis sp. TS-821 genomic DNA carries:
- a CDS encoding nitrate ABC transporter ATP-binding protein (This model describes the ATP binding subunits of ATP-binding cassette (ABC) transporters for nitrate transport, or for bicarbonate transport, in bacteria and archaea.) has protein sequence MFNRTFAYTETARQTVSVATQREPFLVMENVSKVYPTSKGPYTVLEGVNLTVAEGEFICVIGHSGCGKSTLLNMVAGFNHPTSGEVRLGSKPITKPGPDRMVVFQNYALLPWRTAFENIYLAVNAVYPNKPQAEKRAIVREHLAMVGLAEAADKKPPQLSGGMKQRVSIARALAIRPQVLILDEPFGALDAITKEELQEELLKIWNDHRCTVLMITHDIDEALFLADRLVMMTNGPHAKIGEIMEIPFPRPRDRARIMEDPQYYKLRNYALDFLYHRFAHDE, from the coding sequence ATGTTTAATCGCACTTTTGCTTATACCGAGACAGCAAGACAAACCGTGTCAGTTGCAACGCAACGCGAACCTTTTTTGGTGATGGAAAATGTCTCGAAGGTTTATCCGACATCAAAAGGTCCCTACACAGTTTTAGAGGGAGTTAATCTCACGGTTGCTGAAGGTGAATTTATTTGTGTTATCGGTCACTCTGGTTGTGGTAAGTCAACACTCCTCAACATGGTTGCAGGGTTTAATCACCCGACTTCGGGAGAAGTGCGGCTAGGTTCTAAACCGATTACAAAACCAGGTCCCGATCGCATGGTTGTCTTCCAAAACTATGCTTTGCTTCCTTGGCGGACTGCGTTTGAAAATATCTACTTAGCGGTTAATGCCGTTTACCCGAATAAACCGCAAGCGGAAAAAAGAGCCATTGTCCGCGAACATTTAGCAATGGTAGGACTCGCGGAAGCTGCGGATAAAAAACCACCGCAACTTTCAGGAGGAATGAAACAGCGGGTAAGCATCGCACGAGCTTTAGCAATTCGTCCGCAAGTATTAATTTTAGATGAACCTTTTGGGGCATTGGATGCGATTACTAAAGAAGAATTACAAGAAGAACTGTTGAAGATCTGGAACGACCATCGCTGTACAGTGTTGATGATTACGCACGATATTGATGAAGCTTTGTTCTTAGCCGATCGCTTGGTGATGATGACGAATGGTCCTCACGCAAAAATTGGAGAAATCATGGAAATTCCGTTTCCCCGCCCCCGCGATCGCGCCCGCATTATGGAAGATCCGCAATACTACAAACTGCGTAACTACGCACTTGATTTCCTCTATCATCGTTTTGCCCATGATGAATAG
- the ntrB gene encoding nitrate ABC transporter permease, translating to MTTLRTRPARGLQSPWFSRINKRFPDLVPPIVAIAIFLVIWQLFSLTPGATLPGPIQVVQDTWILIFWPFFNLGGTNVGLFWQILASLQRVAISYILAAIIGIGLGILIGTSRVMSKALDPIFQLLRTVPPLAWVPISLAALRQNEPAALFVIFITAIWPILINTAVGVKQIPQDYNNVAKVLQLTRKEYFFNILIPAALPYIFTGLRIAIGLAWLAIIAAEIVMSGIVGIGFFIWEAYQNNNVSEVILALIYIGIVGLLLDKLMAWIETLIVPQGQKT from the coding sequence ATGACAACGTTACGCACCCGTCCTGCTAGAGGCTTACAAAGTCCGTGGTTTTCAAGGATCAATAAACGATTTCCCGACCTTGTACCGCCAATCGTAGCGATCGCCATTTTTCTAGTTATTTGGCAACTCTTCTCTTTGACACCTGGTGCAACCTTACCTGGACCAATTCAAGTTGTTCAAGACACCTGGATACTAATTTTTTGGCCTTTCTTTAACTTAGGCGGCACAAATGTAGGTTTATTCTGGCAAATTTTAGCTAGTTTACAGCGCGTCGCCATTAGTTATATTTTAGCGGCAATTATTGGTATTGGTTTAGGTATTTTGATCGGTACAAGCAGAGTCATGTCCAAAGCTTTAGACCCGATCTTTCAACTACTACGAACCGTACCACCTCTGGCTTGGGTTCCCATTTCCCTTGCTGCATTACGCCAAAACGAACCCGCAGCATTATTTGTAATCTTCATCACTGCAATATGGCCCATTTTAATCAACACTGCCGTAGGCGTTAAACAGATTCCCCAAGACTACAACAACGTTGCCAAAGTATTGCAACTAACCCGCAAAGAGTATTTCTTCAACATTCTCATTCCCGCTGCCTTACCCTACATTTTCACTGGATTGAGAATTGCGATCGGTTTAGCATGGTTAGCTATTATCGCCGCAGAAATCGTTATGTCCGGTATCGTTGGCATCGGCTTCTTCATCTGGGAAGCATACCAAAACAACAACGTCAGCGAAGTCATTTTAGCCCTCATCTACATCGGTATCGTTGGCTTACTCCTCGACAAACTCATGGCATGGATCGAAACCCTCATCGTACCTCAGGGACAAAAAACTTAA
- a CDS encoding metalloregulator ArsR/SmtB family transcription factor codes for MFMQSPQALAPVAEYFKVLSEVSRLTVLSSLTSGAKNVTEIIAITGLGQANVSKHLKVLLQAGIVTRTPQGGNVYYQIADPIAFELCELVCDRLSIRLNEQAKQIAALQSLRERSPYISRM; via the coding sequence ATATTCATGCAATCTCCTCAAGCTCTTGCCCCTGTTGCAGAATATTTCAAAGTCTTATCTGAAGTGAGTCGATTAACTGTCTTGAGTAGTTTGACTTCAGGCGCAAAAAATGTCACTGAAATTATTGCTATAACTGGACTCGGACAAGCGAATGTCTCGAAGCATTTGAAAGTCTTGCTACAAGCGGGTATTGTCACTCGTACTCCCCAAGGGGGTAATGTTTATTACCAAATTGCCGATCCGATCGCGTTTGAGTTGTGTGAATTAGTGTGCGATCGCCTTTCGATTCGCCTCAATGAGCAAGCCAAACAAATTGCTGCATTGCAAAGTTTACGCGAGCGATCGCCTTATATTAGTCGCATGTAA
- a CDS encoding nitrate ABC transporter ATP-binding protein (This model describes the ATP binding subunits of ATP-binding cassette (ABC) transporters for nitrate transport, or for bicarbonate transport, in bacteria and archaea.), with the protein MSVFVAVDNIDKVFDLAGGGQYVALKGIDLQIKKGEFVSLIGHSGCGKSTLLNMVAGLDLPTEGVVTLEGQRITKPGPDRMVVFQNYSLLPWRTVRENIALAVNATMKDLPAGERRAIVEQHIDMVGLRPHADKPPEMLSGGQKQRVAIARALAIRPKLLLLDEPFGALDALTRGNLQEQLMRICEENHVTAIMVTHDVDEAVLLSDRIVMLTNGPESKIGQILEVDIPRPRKRMEVVEHPSYYSLRSEMIYFLNQQKRIKKIRARKTAAISRHGLEKVNLEIGFVPLTACAPLAVAKEKGFFTKHGLDEVTLVRETSWRGIVDGMTGGYLDAAQMPSGMPMWLTLGGYDNRPLPVVTSLTMTRNGNAITLDKRFYEQGIYTLSDFKAYLHSTANKQHRMGMVHPSSMHNLLLRYWLAAGGIDPDRDVSLKTIPPAQMIVDLQAGTIDGYCVGEPWNIRAAEEGVGFTIATDLEIWLGHPGKVLGVREDWAAAYPNTHIALVKALLEACRYCAEPANSEEVREIVARREYVSTDLAYIQIEDPNTATCSLDRPMREYAHHQFYADSAINRPSRTEQLWIMTQLARWGDTPFPRNWVEIVERICKVGVFSTAARELGLDISYTRQPIKLFDGTVFNADDPIGYLNSLAIKRDFSIAEVVLDARRPLVAA; encoded by the coding sequence ATGTCTGTATTCGTTGCTGTTGATAACATTGATAAAGTCTTTGATTTAGCCGGTGGTGGGCAATACGTAGCTCTCAAAGGCATCGATCTCCAAATCAAAAAAGGCGAATTTGTTTCCTTAATTGGTCACTCTGGTTGCGGTAAATCAACATTATTAAATATGGTGGCAGGTTTAGATTTACCCACAGAAGGCGTCGTCACCCTTGAAGGACAGCGAATTACCAAACCAGGACCCGATCGCATGGTCGTCTTTCAAAATTATTCGCTGCTACCTTGGCGTACCGTCCGCGAAAATATTGCCTTGGCTGTGAATGCCACGATGAAAGATTTACCCGCAGGCGAACGCCGCGCGATCGTCGAACAACATATTGATATGGTCGGGTTGCGTCCTCACGCCGATAAACCCCCAGAGATGCTATCCGGCGGACAAAAACAACGCGTTGCGATCGCCCGCGCTTTAGCCATTCGTCCGAAATTACTTCTACTCGACGAACCTTTTGGGGCGTTAGATGCTTTAACACGGGGTAACTTGCAAGAACAACTGATGCGGATTTGTGAGGAAAACCACGTTACTGCAATTATGGTGACGCACGATGTCGATGAAGCTGTATTGCTATCGGATCGCATTGTCATGTTAACCAATGGACCCGAATCAAAAATCGGTCAAATTCTCGAAGTAGATATTCCGCGTCCGCGCAAGCGCATGGAAGTTGTCGAACACCCTAGTTACTACAGCTTGCGCAGTGAGATGATTTACTTCCTCAATCAGCAGAAGCGCATCAAAAAAATTCGGGCACGGAAAACGGCAGCAATTTCGCGTCACGGCTTAGAAAAAGTCAATTTAGAGATCGGCTTTGTTCCTCTCACAGCTTGCGCTCCCTTAGCAGTTGCTAAAGAAAAAGGCTTTTTTACAAAGCATGGTTTGGATGAAGTGACTCTCGTACGCGAAACAAGTTGGCGGGGAATTGTCGATGGCATGACTGGCGGATATTTAGATGCTGCGCAAATGCCTTCAGGGATGCCTATGTGGTTAACTTTGGGAGGATACGATAACCGTCCGTTACCTGTTGTAACGTCGCTAACAATGACGCGTAACGGTAACGCGATCACGCTCGACAAACGCTTTTACGAACAAGGCATTTATACACTATCTGACTTCAAAGCCTATCTGCATTCTACTGCCAATAAACAGCATCGCATGGGTATGGTACATCCAAGTTCGATGCACAATTTACTCCTGCGTTACTGGCTAGCCGCAGGTGGTATCGATCCCGATCGCGATGTTTCGCTTAAAACGATTCCTCCCGCACAAATGATTGTAGACTTACAAGCCGGAACAATCGACGGTTACTGCGTTGGAGAACCTTGGAATATCCGCGCTGCGGAAGAAGGTGTTGGTTTTACCATAGCGACAGACTTGGAAATTTGGTTAGGACATCCTGGTAAAGTTCTCGGCGTGCGTGAAGATTGGGCAGCAGCGTATCCTAACACGCATATTGCGTTAGTGAAAGCACTCTTAGAAGCATGTCGTTACTGCGCAGAGCCGGCAAATTCTGAAGAAGTGCGCGAAATCGTTGCACGGCGCGAGTACGTCAGCACAGATCTTGCTTATATCCAAATCGAAGATCCGAATACCGCAACGTGTAGTTTGGATCGTCCGATGCGAGAGTACGCACATCACCAGTTTTATGCAGATTCGGCAATCAATCGTCCGAGTCGTACCGAACAACTGTGGATTATGACACAACTCGCGCGGTGGGGTGATACTCCGTTTCCGAGAAACTGGGTAGAAATTGTCGAACGCATTTGCAAGGTTGGTGTCTTTAGTACTGCTGCCAGGGAACTGGGATTAGATATTAGTTATACTCGTCAGCCGATTAAGTTATTTGACGGAACGGTGTTTAATGCGGACGATCCGATTGGTTATCTTAACAGCTTAGCGATCAAGCGCGATTTCTCGATCGCTGAAGTTGTGCTTGATGCGCGACGTCCGCTTGTGGCGGCGTAA